AACATGCAATCGACAGCGGCAAAATCTTCAACGGGCCATCCTCTATCGGTATCATGTCGGCAGGGGAGTGTCGCCTTGGTGTTATTGGCGGAGAGTTCAAAAACCTGAAACTCTGTAATCTCTATCGTCCAGGCTCATTTGGTGTCATTACCAAATCGGGTGGCCTTTCGAACGAAGCCATGTGGTTATGTGCCCAGAATGGCAACGGAATCACCTCAGCCGTAGCTATCGGTGGAGACTCCTATCCTGGAACGGACTTCGTGACCTATCTCAATATGTTTGAAAACGATCCTGATACCAAGGCAGTCGTTATCATCGGAGAAGTGGGTGGGACGCTTGAGGAAGAGGCTGCGGAATGGCTTGGCAAGGAAATACGCCGAATCAAACTGATCGCTTCAATTGGTGGTACCTGTCAGGATGTGCTGCCACAAGGCATGAAATTTGGCCATGCTGGCGCAAAAGAAGGAAAAAAAGGTCTTGGATCGGCACGCTCCAAGATAAATGCCCTTCGTGAAGCAGGCGCAGTTGTTCCTGATACCTTTGGTGGACTCAGCAAGGCTATCAAACAGGTCTATCTGGAACTGAAGGCGAGTGGCGTTATCAAGCCTGAGCCGGAACTCGACGAAAAATTGTTGCCACAACTTCCTCCAAGTGTTCAGGAAGTCATGAAGCAAGGCGATATTATTGTCGAGCCACTCATCCGTACCACCATTTCTGACGATCGTGGTGAAGAGCCCCGTTATGTTGGCTATGCGGCATCGGAACTCTGTGAAAAAGGCTACGGTATTGAGGACGTTATCGGACTTCTGTGGAACAAGAAGCTTCCATCAAAAGAAGAGTCTGAGATCATCAAACGCATTATCATGATTTCAGCCGATCACGGCCCGGCAGTTTCTGGCGCATTCGGCTCCATTATCGCGGCATGTGCAGGCATCGACTTGCCTCAGGCTGTTTCAGCAGGCATGACCATGATTGGGCCAAGATTTGGAGGCGCAGTCACCAATGCCGGAAAATATTTCAAGTATGGCGTCAAGGAGTATCCTAACGACATTCCTGGATTTTTGAACTGGATGAAGCAGAATGTCGGTCCGGTACCAGGTATCGGTCACAGGGTGAAGAGCGTCAAAAATCCGGATAAACGGGTGAAATATCTGGTTGACTATGTTACAAACCAGACGACGCTTCACACTCCTTGTCTTGACTATGCACTTGAAGTCGAAAAGATCACCACAGCCAAAAAGGATAACCTTATCCTGAACGTGGATGGTACGATCGGTTGTATTCTTGTTGATCTTGATTTCCCGGAATACTCACTCAACGGCTTCTTTGTTCTGGCTCGGACAATCGGCATGATTGGTCACTGGATCGATCAGAACAATCAGAATTCGCGCCTTATCAGGCTCTACGATTATCTGATTAATTATGCTGTAAAAGAAGAACGAGAAGTTCCCGAAAAGAAGTAAACAGCTTAACACCCTTTGCCATAAGTGAAAGGTGTCTGTTACAAAAAAAAGGCAGGAACCACAATTCCTGCCTTTTTTTTGTCTTTTCTGCAAGGAGGGGAGGAGCGCCCTTGTCAGTATAAACGATTGTAACAGTTTTATTTAAAAGTTGTTAACGTGATTTCTCGTATAAAAATACAAGAGCCTCATTCGGTGCTTATTTCAACAAATATGCTGTCTATGCATTTTATGTTTGAAAACGATCAGTAATTACGTTAAAC
The DNA window shown above is from Pelodictyon phaeoclathratiforme BU-1 and carries:
- a CDS encoding citrate/2-methylcitrate synthase — protein: MSILANKDTRAVIIGGIAGLNAARRMAQFDFLINRPLTVQAFVYPPEEGQQKEIYRGGELNNVTVYSSLEKALEENPQINTALIYIGASRAYQSAKEALDAKGIKLVTMITEGVPEKDAKRLRKHAIDSGKIFNGPSSIGIMSAGECRLGVIGGEFKNLKLCNLYRPGSFGVITKSGGLSNEAMWLCAQNGNGITSAVAIGGDSYPGTDFVTYLNMFENDPDTKAVVIIGEVGGTLEEEAAEWLGKEIRRIKLIASIGGTCQDVLPQGMKFGHAGAKEGKKGLGSARSKINALREAGAVVPDTFGGLSKAIKQVYLELKASGVIKPEPELDEKLLPQLPPSVQEVMKQGDIIVEPLIRTTISDDRGEEPRYVGYAASELCEKGYGIEDVIGLLWNKKLPSKEESEIIKRIIMISADHGPAVSGAFGSIIAACAGIDLPQAVSAGMTMIGPRFGGAVTNAGKYFKYGVKEYPNDIPGFLNWMKQNVGPVPGIGHRVKSVKNPDKRVKYLVDYVTNQTTLHTPCLDYALEVEKITTAKKDNLILNVDGTIGCILVDLDFPEYSLNGFFVLARTIGMIGHWIDQNNQNSRLIRLYDYLINYAVKEEREVPEKK